Proteins co-encoded in one Myotis daubentonii chromosome 8, mMyoDau2.1, whole genome shotgun sequence genomic window:
- the UCKL1 gene encoding uridine-cytidine kinase-like 1 isoform X1 → MAAPPASADAPRSSPPPPVAGDGTDRTAAKSEAACEDRSSAEALDRLLPPVGTGRSPRKRTTSQCKSEPPLLRTSKRTIYTAGRPPWYNEHGTQSKEAFAIGLGGGSASGKTTVARMIIEALDVPWVVLLSMDSFYKVLTQQQQEQAALHNYNFDHPDAFDFDLIVSTLQKLKQGKSVKVPVYDFTTHSRKKDWKTLYGANVIIFEGIMAFADKTLLELLDMKIFVDTDSDIRLVRRLRRDISERGRDIAGVIKQYNKFVKPAFDQYIQPTMRLADIVVPRGSGNTVAIDLIVQHVHSQLEERKLRWDMAALASAHQCHPLPRTLSVLKSTPQVRGMHTIIRDKETSRDEFIFYSKRLMRLLIEHALSFLPFQDCVVQTPQGQDYAGKCYAGKQITGVSILRAGETMEPALRAVCKDVRIGTILIQTNQLTGEPELHYLRLPKDISDDHVILMDCTVSTGAAAMMAVRVLLDHDVPEDKIFLLSLLMAEMGVHSVAYAFPRVRIITTAVDKRVNDLFRIIPGIGNFGDRYFGTDAIPEGSDEEEAASMG, encoded by the exons CAGCAGCGCTGAGGCCTTGGACAGGCTCCTCCCGCCCGTGGGCACTGGGCGCTCGCCGCGGAAGCGCACCACCAGCCAGTGCAAATCCGAGCCGCCCCTGTTGCGCACTAGCAAACGCACCATTTACACAGCGGGGCGGCCGCCCTGGTACAACGAGCACGGCACACAGTCTAAGGAGGCCTTCGCCATCG GCCTGGGTGGTGGCAGTGCTTCTGGGAAGACCACTGTGGCCAGGATGATCATCGAGGCCCTGGACGTGCCCTGGGTGGTCCTGCTGTCCATGGACTCCTTCTATAAG GTGCtcacccagcagcagcaggagcaggctgcCCTCCACAACTACAACTTCGACCACCCGGATGCCTTCGACTTCGACCTCATCGTGTCCACCCTCCAAAAGCTGAAGCAGGGCAAGAGCGTCAAGGTCCCGGTCTACGACTTCACCACCCACAGCCGCAAGAAGGATTGG AAGACGCTCTATGGTGCCAACGTCATTATCTTCGAGGGCATCATGGCCTTTGCTGACAAGACGCTGTTGGAG ctcctggaCATGAAGATCTTCGTGGACACGGACTCTGACATCCGCCTCGTGCGGCGGCTTCGCCGGGACATCAGTGAGCGCGGCCGCGACATCGCAGGTGTCATCAAGCAATACAACAAGTTCGTCAAGCCGGCCTTTGACCAGTACATCCAGCCCACCATGCGTCTGGCAGACATCGTGGTGCCCCGAG GGAGCGGGAACACAGTGGCCATTGACTTGATCGTCCAGCACGTGCACAGCCAGCTGGAGGAG AGGAAGCTGCGCTGGGATAT GGCCGCACTGGCCTCGGCGCACCAGTGCCACCCGCTGCCGCGGACGCTGAGTGTCCTCAAGAGCACGCCTCAGGTGCGGGGCATGCACACCATCATCAG GGACAAGGAGACCAGCCGGGACGAGTTCATCTTCTACTCCAAGAGGCTGATGCGGCTGCTCATCGAGCACGCGCTGTCCTTCCTGCCCTTCCAG GACTGCGTCGTGCAGACGCCGCAGGGGCAGGACTATGCCGGCAAGTGCTACGCAGGGAAGCAG ATCACTGGCGTGTCCATCCTGCGGGCGGGGGAGACCATGGAGCCGGCGCTGCGGGCGGTGTGCAAGGACGTGCGCATCGGCACGATCCTCATCCAGACCAACCAGCTCACCGGGGAGCCGGAG CTCCACTACCTGCGGCTGCCCAAGGACATAAGTGACGACCATGTGATCCTCATGGACTGCACCGTGTCCACGGGTGCCGCGGCCATGATGGCTGTGCGCGTGCTCCTG GACCACGACGTGCCCGAGGACAAGATCTTCCTGCTGTCGCTGCTCATGGCGGAGATGGGTGTTCACTCGGTGGCTTACGCGTTCCCACGTGTGAGAATCATCACCACGGCCGTGGACAAGCGTGTCAATGACCTGTTCCGCATCATCCCCGGCATCG GGAACTTCGGTGACCGCTACTTTGGGACTGACGCCATCCCCGAAGGCAGCGATGAGGAGGAGGCGGCCTCCATGGGTTAG
- the UCKL1 gene encoding uridine-cytidine kinase-like 1 isoform X5 encodes MAAPPASADAPRSSPPPPVAGDGTDRTAAKSEAACEDRSAEALDRLLPPVGTGRSPRKRTTSQCKSEPPLLRTSKRTIYTAGRPPWYNEHGTQSKEAFAIGLGGGSASGKTTVARMIIEALDVPWVVLLSMDSFYKVLTQQQQEQAALHNYNFDHPDAFDFDLIVSTLQKLKQGKSVKVPVYDFTTHSRKKDWKTLYGANVIIFEGIMAFADKTLLELLDMKIFVDTDSDIRLVRRLRRDISERGRDIAGVIKQYNKFVKPAFDQYIQPTMRLADIVVPRGSGNTVAIDLIVQHVHSQLEERELSVRAALASAHQCHPLPRTLSVLKSTPQVRGMHTIIRDKETSRDEFIFYSKRLMRLLIEHALSFLPFQDCVVQTPQGQDYAGKCYAGKQITGVSILRAGETMEPALRAVCKDVRIGTILIQTNQLTGEPELHYLRLPKDISDDHVILMDCTVSTGAAAMMAVRVLLDHDVPEDKIFLLSLLMAEMGVHSVAYAFPRVRIITTAVDKRVNDLFRIIPGIGNFGDRYFGTDAIPEGSDEEEAASMG; translated from the exons CAGCGCTGAGGCCTTGGACAGGCTCCTCCCGCCCGTGGGCACTGGGCGCTCGCCGCGGAAGCGCACCACCAGCCAGTGCAAATCCGAGCCGCCCCTGTTGCGCACTAGCAAACGCACCATTTACACAGCGGGGCGGCCGCCCTGGTACAACGAGCACGGCACACAGTCTAAGGAGGCCTTCGCCATCG GCCTGGGTGGTGGCAGTGCTTCTGGGAAGACCACTGTGGCCAGGATGATCATCGAGGCCCTGGACGTGCCCTGGGTGGTCCTGCTGTCCATGGACTCCTTCTATAAG GTGCtcacccagcagcagcaggagcaggctgcCCTCCACAACTACAACTTCGACCACCCGGATGCCTTCGACTTCGACCTCATCGTGTCCACCCTCCAAAAGCTGAAGCAGGGCAAGAGCGTCAAGGTCCCGGTCTACGACTTCACCACCCACAGCCGCAAGAAGGATTGG AAGACGCTCTATGGTGCCAACGTCATTATCTTCGAGGGCATCATGGCCTTTGCTGACAAGACGCTGTTGGAG ctcctggaCATGAAGATCTTCGTGGACACGGACTCTGACATCCGCCTCGTGCGGCGGCTTCGCCGGGACATCAGTGAGCGCGGCCGCGACATCGCAGGTGTCATCAAGCAATACAACAAGTTCGTCAAGCCGGCCTTTGACCAGTACATCCAGCCCACCATGCGTCTGGCAGACATCGTGGTGCCCCGAG GGAGCGGGAACACAGTGGCCATTGACTTGATCGTCCAGCACGTGCACAGCCAGCTGGAGGAG CGCGAGCTCAGTGTCAG GGCCGCACTGGCCTCGGCGCACCAGTGCCACCCGCTGCCGCGGACGCTGAGTGTCCTCAAGAGCACGCCTCAGGTGCGGGGCATGCACACCATCATCAG GGACAAGGAGACCAGCCGGGACGAGTTCATCTTCTACTCCAAGAGGCTGATGCGGCTGCTCATCGAGCACGCGCTGTCCTTCCTGCCCTTCCAG GACTGCGTCGTGCAGACGCCGCAGGGGCAGGACTATGCCGGCAAGTGCTACGCAGGGAAGCAG ATCACTGGCGTGTCCATCCTGCGGGCGGGGGAGACCATGGAGCCGGCGCTGCGGGCGGTGTGCAAGGACGTGCGCATCGGCACGATCCTCATCCAGACCAACCAGCTCACCGGGGAGCCGGAG CTCCACTACCTGCGGCTGCCCAAGGACATAAGTGACGACCATGTGATCCTCATGGACTGCACCGTGTCCACGGGTGCCGCGGCCATGATGGCTGTGCGCGTGCTCCTG GACCACGACGTGCCCGAGGACAAGATCTTCCTGCTGTCGCTGCTCATGGCGGAGATGGGTGTTCACTCGGTGGCTTACGCGTTCCCACGTGTGAGAATCATCACCACGGCCGTGGACAAGCGTGTCAATGACCTGTTCCGCATCATCCCCGGCATCG GGAACTTCGGTGACCGCTACTTTGGGACTGACGCCATCCCCGAAGGCAGCGATGAGGAGGAGGCGGCCTCCATGGGTTAG
- the UCKL1 gene encoding uridine-cytidine kinase-like 1 isoform X3, producing the protein MAAPPASADAPRSSPPPPVAGDGTDRTAAKSEAACEDRSAEALDRLLPPVGTGRSPRKRTTSQCKSEPPLLRTSKRTIYTAGRPPWYNEHGTQSKEAFAIGLGGGSASGKTTVARMIIEALDVPWVVLLSMDSFYKVLTQQQQEQAALHNYNFDHPDAFDFDLIVSTLQKLKQGKSVKVPVYDFTTHSRKKDWKTLYGANVIIFEGIMAFADKTLLELLDMKIFVDTDSDIRLVRRLRRDISERGRDIAGVIKQYNKFVKPAFDQYIQPTMRLADIVVPRGSGNTVAIDLIVQHVHSQLEERKLRWDMAALASAHQCHPLPRTLSVLKSTPQVRGMHTIIRDKETSRDEFIFYSKRLMRLLIEHALSFLPFQDCVVQTPQGQDYAGKCYAGKQITGVSILRAGETMEPALRAVCKDVRIGTILIQTNQLTGEPELHYLRLPKDISDDHVILMDCTVSTGAAAMMAVRVLLDHDVPEDKIFLLSLLMAEMGVHSVAYAFPRVRIITTAVDKRVNDLFRIIPGIGNFGDRYFGTDAIPEGSDEEEAASMG; encoded by the exons CAGCGCTGAGGCCTTGGACAGGCTCCTCCCGCCCGTGGGCACTGGGCGCTCGCCGCGGAAGCGCACCACCAGCCAGTGCAAATCCGAGCCGCCCCTGTTGCGCACTAGCAAACGCACCATTTACACAGCGGGGCGGCCGCCCTGGTACAACGAGCACGGCACACAGTCTAAGGAGGCCTTCGCCATCG GCCTGGGTGGTGGCAGTGCTTCTGGGAAGACCACTGTGGCCAGGATGATCATCGAGGCCCTGGACGTGCCCTGGGTGGTCCTGCTGTCCATGGACTCCTTCTATAAG GTGCtcacccagcagcagcaggagcaggctgcCCTCCACAACTACAACTTCGACCACCCGGATGCCTTCGACTTCGACCTCATCGTGTCCACCCTCCAAAAGCTGAAGCAGGGCAAGAGCGTCAAGGTCCCGGTCTACGACTTCACCACCCACAGCCGCAAGAAGGATTGG AAGACGCTCTATGGTGCCAACGTCATTATCTTCGAGGGCATCATGGCCTTTGCTGACAAGACGCTGTTGGAG ctcctggaCATGAAGATCTTCGTGGACACGGACTCTGACATCCGCCTCGTGCGGCGGCTTCGCCGGGACATCAGTGAGCGCGGCCGCGACATCGCAGGTGTCATCAAGCAATACAACAAGTTCGTCAAGCCGGCCTTTGACCAGTACATCCAGCCCACCATGCGTCTGGCAGACATCGTGGTGCCCCGAG GGAGCGGGAACACAGTGGCCATTGACTTGATCGTCCAGCACGTGCACAGCCAGCTGGAGGAG AGGAAGCTGCGCTGGGATAT GGCCGCACTGGCCTCGGCGCACCAGTGCCACCCGCTGCCGCGGACGCTGAGTGTCCTCAAGAGCACGCCTCAGGTGCGGGGCATGCACACCATCATCAG GGACAAGGAGACCAGCCGGGACGAGTTCATCTTCTACTCCAAGAGGCTGATGCGGCTGCTCATCGAGCACGCGCTGTCCTTCCTGCCCTTCCAG GACTGCGTCGTGCAGACGCCGCAGGGGCAGGACTATGCCGGCAAGTGCTACGCAGGGAAGCAG ATCACTGGCGTGTCCATCCTGCGGGCGGGGGAGACCATGGAGCCGGCGCTGCGGGCGGTGTGCAAGGACGTGCGCATCGGCACGATCCTCATCCAGACCAACCAGCTCACCGGGGAGCCGGAG CTCCACTACCTGCGGCTGCCCAAGGACATAAGTGACGACCATGTGATCCTCATGGACTGCACCGTGTCCACGGGTGCCGCGGCCATGATGGCTGTGCGCGTGCTCCTG GACCACGACGTGCCCGAGGACAAGATCTTCCTGCTGTCGCTGCTCATGGCGGAGATGGGTGTTCACTCGGTGGCTTACGCGTTCCCACGTGTGAGAATCATCACCACGGCCGTGGACAAGCGTGTCAATGACCTGTTCCGCATCATCCCCGGCATCG GGAACTTCGGTGACCGCTACTTTGGGACTGACGCCATCCCCGAAGGCAGCGATGAGGAGGAGGCGGCCTCCATGGGTTAG
- the UCKL1 gene encoding uridine-cytidine kinase-like 1 isoform X6: protein MAAPPASADAPRSSPPPPVAGDGTDRTAAKSEAACEDRSSAEALDRLLPPVGTGRSPRKRTTSQCKSEPPLLRTSKRTIYTAGRPPWYNEHGTQSKEAFAIGLGGGSASGKTTVARMIIEALDVPWVVLLSMDSFYKVLTQQQQEQAALHNYNFDHPDAFDFDLIVSTLQKLKQGKSVKVPVYDFTTHSRKKDWKTLYGANVIIFEGIMAFADKTLLELLDMKIFVDTDSDIRLVRRLRRDISERGRDIAGVIKQYNKFVKPAFDQYIQPTMRLADIVVPRGSGNTVAIDLIVQHVHSQLEEGRTGLGAPVPPAAADAECPQEHASGAGHAHHHQDCVVQTPQGQDYAGKCYAGKQITGVSILRAGETMEPALRAVCKDVRIGTILIQTNQLTGEPELHYLRLPKDISDDHVILMDCTVSTGAAAMMAVRVLLDHDVPEDKIFLLSLLMAEMGVHSVAYAFPRVRIITTAVDKRVNDLFRIIPGIGNFGDRYFGTDAIPEGSDEEEAASMG from the exons CAGCAGCGCTGAGGCCTTGGACAGGCTCCTCCCGCCCGTGGGCACTGGGCGCTCGCCGCGGAAGCGCACCACCAGCCAGTGCAAATCCGAGCCGCCCCTGTTGCGCACTAGCAAACGCACCATTTACACAGCGGGGCGGCCGCCCTGGTACAACGAGCACGGCACACAGTCTAAGGAGGCCTTCGCCATCG GCCTGGGTGGTGGCAGTGCTTCTGGGAAGACCACTGTGGCCAGGATGATCATCGAGGCCCTGGACGTGCCCTGGGTGGTCCTGCTGTCCATGGACTCCTTCTATAAG GTGCtcacccagcagcagcaggagcaggctgcCCTCCACAACTACAACTTCGACCACCCGGATGCCTTCGACTTCGACCTCATCGTGTCCACCCTCCAAAAGCTGAAGCAGGGCAAGAGCGTCAAGGTCCCGGTCTACGACTTCACCACCCACAGCCGCAAGAAGGATTGG AAGACGCTCTATGGTGCCAACGTCATTATCTTCGAGGGCATCATGGCCTTTGCTGACAAGACGCTGTTGGAG ctcctggaCATGAAGATCTTCGTGGACACGGACTCTGACATCCGCCTCGTGCGGCGGCTTCGCCGGGACATCAGTGAGCGCGGCCGCGACATCGCAGGTGTCATCAAGCAATACAACAAGTTCGTCAAGCCGGCCTTTGACCAGTACATCCAGCCCACCATGCGTCTGGCAGACATCGTGGTGCCCCGAG GGAGCGGGAACACAGTGGCCATTGACTTGATCGTCCAGCACGTGCACAGCCAGCTGGAGGAG GGCCGCACTGGCCTCGGCGCACCAGTGCCACCCGCTGCCGCGGACGCTGAGTGTCCTCAAGAGCACGCCTCAGGTGCGGGGCATGCACACCATCATCAG GACTGCGTCGTGCAGACGCCGCAGGGGCAGGACTATGCCGGCAAGTGCTACGCAGGGAAGCAG ATCACTGGCGTGTCCATCCTGCGGGCGGGGGAGACCATGGAGCCGGCGCTGCGGGCGGTGTGCAAGGACGTGCGCATCGGCACGATCCTCATCCAGACCAACCAGCTCACCGGGGAGCCGGAG CTCCACTACCTGCGGCTGCCCAAGGACATAAGTGACGACCATGTGATCCTCATGGACTGCACCGTGTCCACGGGTGCCGCGGCCATGATGGCTGTGCGCGTGCTCCTG GACCACGACGTGCCCGAGGACAAGATCTTCCTGCTGTCGCTGCTCATGGCGGAGATGGGTGTTCACTCGGTGGCTTACGCGTTCCCACGTGTGAGAATCATCACCACGGCCGTGGACAAGCGTGTCAATGACCTGTTCCGCATCATCCCCGGCATCG GGAACTTCGGTGACCGCTACTTTGGGACTGACGCCATCCCCGAAGGCAGCGATGAGGAGGAGGCGGCCTCCATGGGTTAG